A window of Candidatus Margulisiibacteriota bacterium genomic DNA:
AACGGCTCAAAAAAGACGGGCAAAACCCGCGAATTGGGGCGCGCGCGGTCTGAGTTTCTATAATGTATTTTTTAAAAGCAGCCCCAGCAGCTCTTTTCCCGCAGGCAACGTCAAACTTCTTTCTTTTCGCTGTCAAAGAAGCCAGAGCCTTTTACTTTGTCTAAATATAAAAGGCTTCGCCTTTTATCGCTCCAATTGCATTGGAGCGCTGGCGGAATTTAATTGACTCAAACTGTAAGTAAGTGTAGAATATTGCCTATGCGTCATAAGCAAGGTGTTTTTAATCTAACCAAGGCTGCGGAAGAGTTGAAGGTCCCTCGCCAAACTATTTATTACTGGATCAAGAAAGGTTGGATCAAGCCGAGGCGGGATTATAGGAATTATCCCGTTTTCACGGCAGCGGATTTGAGTCGGATCATTAAGTGGATGAATACTCTCAAAGTATAAAGGGGGAGGGCCAGTCATGAAAGTAGCGATTTATATTAGAGTAAGTACCGAGGATCAAGTGAGAGAGGGGTATTCGCTGGAGGTCCAAAAAGAATATCTCACCAATTACGCTCACCAAAATGGATATGAGATATTCGATTGCTACGCGGACGAGGGGATTAGCGCGGGCACGACCGACCGACCGGCCTTGCAAAGATTGCTAAAGGACGCTAAAGATAAAAAGATCTCTTTAGTGATCGTTTATAAGATCGATCGGTTCAGTCGCCGTTTAAAGGACCTCTTGGAGCTGGTCGATCGGTTGGAAAAATGTGGGGTTGGTTTTAAATCGGCGACCGAGCCATTTGATACGACTACTTCTGCCGGTAAATTAATGTTTCAACAATTGGGTAGTTTTGCCGAATTTGAGCGAAATCGACTTGCGGAACGAGTTGTCCCGGGTATGATAAAAAGCGTTCAGAACGGGAATTGGCATGGTGCCAGATATAGCCCTTTCGGTTATACATATAAGAAAGGGACCGGGGTCCTTGAGGTAAATGATGCCGAAGCAAAAGTCGTCAAGTTAATTTATCGGAAATACCTTGCCGGTTGCAGTATCAATCAAATTGCCGATTATCTTAATAAGAGCAAGCACGAGACCCGGGTAGGCAGATATTTCTATACCAAGCTTGTTCGGGATATCCTGCGTAGCCGCGTTTATATCGGTCAGATCGTTTGGAATAAATATCGCTATGATAAGAACCAGAAGACTGGTAAAGGATATAAAGCGGTCAAGAATGACCCTTCTAAAGTAATAATTGCCAAAGGCCGGCATGAACCGATCATTTCCGAAGAAGAGTTTGCCAGTGTCCAAAAGGCAATTGAATCTAGGCAAACGCCTTTCAATCGGGGCAAGCGCGGAATTTTTACTTTTAGCCGGTTAATGTACTGCTCAAAATGTAACTATCGATTTTATGGGGTGACCAAGGTTGCTAACCACATTACCGGCATCCTGGATCGCTGGTATCGTTGCGCTGGCCGTCAATTTCATTATGTTAGATGCAATGCCAAAGGGATCAAAGAGAGCGTCATTGAGAATGTGATCTTGTCGGCAATTCAAAATATGTTGGAAAGCGATCGGTTCCGGGATAACCGATGGTTATGGCCGACTCAACTCAAAAAGCTCCCTGATCTGGACTTTTTTAACGCTGACCTTTCCAGCGTTAAAAAAGCGCTCAAAGTCAACCAGGAAAAGCAGTTAAAACTGACCGATCTCTGTCTAAAAAATCTGTTGTCCGAGGATACTTTTAAGGAGAAAAACGAATCTCTTAGAAGTGAAGAAGAAGAATTAAGGACTAAAAAGGCGGGCGTTGAATTATTCTTGTCGGAGAGGGAAAATTCCGCCATCTATTTAGACAAAGTAAAAGACTTTCTGGCTTCTTACGACAGCGAAAAGAAAGAGCTTGACGTTGCCGCGAAAAAAGAGCTCCTGGCGTTGCTTTTAAAAAACATTATTATAAAGAATTCAGACCGCGCGCGCCCCAATTCGCGGGTTTTGCCCGTCTTTTTTGAGCCGTTTGGGAAAATCCATGCAAAATCTTCATTTTTATTGAAGGAAGGAGAAAAATGCGCCGCTACTTCATCAAGACTTACGGATGCCAAATGAACGTGGCCGACTCGGCTAAACTTGCCGCCGTACTCGAGGCGGCTGGGTATCTCCCAGCACCGAACTCCGAACTCGCCGACTTGATGCTGATCAACACCTGCGTCGTCCGCCAGAACGCCGAGGACCGCGCCGCCTGGTTCGTGACCTCGATGAAAGGGCTCAAAGAGCTAAACCCCAACTTGCGGATCGGGCTGTGCGGCTGTATCGTGACCGAACCGGGCAGGGATGTTAAAAAGCAATTCCCGCACGTTGACTTTTTCATCCCGCCGAACTCGCCGGAGACACTGAAAAGGTTTTTAGAGCCCTCACCCCCTCTTTCCCCCTCTCCCATTGGGAGAGGGGGAGGGTTGGTTGATCGTCAGCAGGGGGTGAGGGCTGTGACGACCAGCTTTGTTTCGATCATGACTGGCTGCGACAACTACTGCTCATACTGCGTCGTACCCTATGTTCGTGGTCGCGAAACCTCACGGCCGATGGACGAAGTTTTAGCCGAGATCAAAGGTTTGCTCGACCAGGGGGCTACGGACATTACCCTGCTGGGACAGAACGTGAATTCATATAAATTCGGATTAGCGGGACTATTGCGAGAAATACATTCATTCGTCATTAGTCATTCGTCATTAGTCATTCGTTTCCTGACCAGCCACCCCCGCGACCTTAACGACGAGCTTATCCAAACTGTCGCCGGACTCCCCTATGTCGTCAAAGACTTTGTTTTGCCCCTGCAGTCGGGCGATGACGAGATACTGGCCAGGATGAACCGAGGCTACACCTTCGACTATTATCTTGGCCGGATCAACAAGATCCGGGAACTGATCCCGACCGCTCGGATCAGCAGTGACCTGATCGTCGGCTTCCCCGGGGAGACCGAAGAACAGTTCCAGAGCACGCTTAAGGCACTGGAGCTTTGCCGCTTCAACGATGTCCACTCCTTCGCTTATTCGGAGCGCCCGCTGGTCGCCGCGGCTAAATTGCCGGGGCAACTGCCGGAAGAGGTTAAACAGGCCAGGCTGCAAAGGCTGATCGAAGCTAACCGTGATCTTCTGGCGCTTGCATAATAACTTCAGAATGCTACAATTCACAGCATGAACCAAAACATAAGGGGGTATCTAGTATGAGAAAGGTTATCGGGATTGCTATAGGGTTATTAATGGCTATGACACTCGGAGTTGTTATGTCCGGTTGCAGTCAGACGATGCCGGAGATCAAGAGCGCCGCTTCGACACCGCAAAATCTGGTCTGTAAAGGGATAGTGTACGGTAACTATTATTTACCGGAATCTTCTTATTACGATTCTCATGTCATCGGGCCGGTCGCCGGCGCCGTCGTTTGCCTGGTCGGCAGTTATGAGACCAAGAGTGCCGTGACCAATGATAAGGGGGAATATGTCTTTGAAAATATCAAGAGCGGTGATTTCCAGCTGGAGGCGACTAAAGAAGGCTACCAGATGGGAGAGGGTTACCTCTCGACCAACTACCTCGTTGTCGCTCCCGACGGCACGATCTTTACGGCCGATCTCGACATGTTTGCCAATCCGGTGATGCGCTCCGTTTTGCCGCTGCCTAATAGCACGATCGAAACGACCGCCGTTTTTACCATTACTTTTAATAAACCGATGGATACTGCCACGATCCGGCCGCGGATCATTTCTGCCGGTACCCGCACCGCCGCCGTCGGCGATACGACTAACGTTACGTCCGCTTGGAGCAACGGCGACACGGTCTTAGCGGTTACCCCGAGCTTGCCGCTGCTCCCTAACCAGGTTTATCTCCTTTATCTGGCCACTGCGTTCGATCAGGTCAAAGACAAAGATGGGAATATGCTGGCCAGCGCTACCTCGACCAGCTACGGCGTCCCGGTCGAAGAGCATGGCGACGTGATCGAGAACAATGATTATTTTACCTATAAAACTTCGACCGGTGGCGCGCCGGGCGCGCCGGGCAGTATTCTGGTCACCGCTAGCAGCAAGCCGTTCAGCAGCGACGCCGCGGTCGGGGCCGACTTTGCGGACATTCTTGGCTCGGCCACGATCGGCCTGAACTGGACCGCCGGTTCCGGCAACCTGACCGGTTATAAGGTTTATGTCTCCGACAGCTCAACCAATAATTATCGGCTGCTGGAGCAATCATCCGCTCCGACGACCTACACACCCAATGTTTACTTCACAACCACAATGACCAAGATCTTAAGCGCGCTTTACGGCACGACTTATATCGATCCGATAGGTTCCGCCAATTACCCGATGATTAACCGGTCGACTTATTTTAAGGTGGTGGCTTTTAACGGTGAATATGAGTCTGCTTCAGCCGAAGCCAGCGCGATAGATTTAGTCGGACCGCGGGTGATCACGCAAGCCTACAGCGGCCGGACCGGAGGCGGATTTACCGCGGCGGTTTTGAGCAACAAATATCCCCTGCCAACCTTGACCGCCGGAACTGACACCAAGGTGGCGTATATCACTTTCCGGGAACCGCTTGACTCGTCAACTGTCAAGGCCGCCAATTTCACTTCTACGGCCGGCACGGTAACTGACGCGACCCTGCTGACCAATGCCAGTATTGATCTGGATCCCGCGGCCTTCTGGACCGGTAGTGCCTATTCGATAGTTAAAATAACTGTCGATACCGCTTTCGTGGCGACGCAGATCATTACGGTCGGCACGGGTGTCAAGGACCTGTCCGGCAACGCCGCTTCAGGCGCGGGAGAGGCGACGATCCAGTAATTAATGAAAAAAGCGTTGGTCTGTTTTCTCGCCTTAATTCTGGCACTGCCTCTCTTCGCGGCGGTCAAGCCGCAGAGTGCCGCGACTGGGGAAACTGTTTCGAAAGCGTCTTCCGGGGAAGCTATAGTCAAGAAGGCGCCGGCCTTCAAGGACCTAAAGCCCCAAAACCCAGTTTTTCCCTATGTCATGCGGATGGTCGTCTCTTACGAGGCGATTTCCGGTTATCCGGATAAAACTTTCCGCGGCGGAAAGACTATCACCCGGGCGGAATTCGCCAAGGTCATGACCCAAGCGTTGGCTTACCTCGAAAAGAAGTTCGGGACTTCGCTGGCGGCGGCACCGGCCACGGCCGAAGTTTCCTTCAAAGAC
This region includes:
- a CDS encoding Ig-like domain-containing protein; the protein is MAMTLGVVMSGCSQTMPEIKSAASTPQNLVCKGIVYGNYYLPESSYYDSHVIGPVAGAVVCLVGSYETKSAVTNDKGEYVFENIKSGDFQLEATKEGYQMGEGYLSTNYLVVAPDGTIFTADLDMFANPVMRSVLPLPNSTIETTAVFTITFNKPMDTATIRPRIISAGTRTAAVGDTTNVTSAWSNGDTVLAVTPSLPLLPNQVYLLYLATAFDQVKDKDGNMLASATSTSYGVPVEEHGDVIENNDYFTYKTSTGGAPGAPGSILVTASSKPFSSDAAVGADFADILGSATIGLNWTAGSGNLTGYKVYVSDSSTNNYRLLEQSSAPTTYTPNVYFTTTMTKILSALYGTTYIDPIGSANYPMINRSTYFKVVAFNGEYESASAEASAIDLVGPRVITQAYSGRTGGGFTAAVLSNKYPLPTLTAGTDTKVAYITFREPLDSSTVKAANFTSTAGTVTDATLLTNASIDLDPAAFWTGSAYSIVKITVDTAFVATQIITVGTGVKDLSGNAASGAGEATIQ
- a CDS encoding recombinase family protein; its protein translation is MKVAIYIRVSTEDQVREGYSLEVQKEYLTNYAHQNGYEIFDCYADEGISAGTTDRPALQRLLKDAKDKKISLVIVYKIDRFSRRLKDLLELVDRLEKCGVGFKSATEPFDTTTSAGKLMFQQLGSFAEFERNRLAERVVPGMIKSVQNGNWHGARYSPFGYTYKKGTGVLEVNDAEAKVVKLIYRKYLAGCSINQIADYLNKSKHETRVGRYFYTKLVRDILRSRVYIGQIVWNKYRYDKNQKTGKGYKAVKNDPSKVIIAKGRHEPIISEEEFASVQKAIESRQTPFNRGKRGIFTFSRLMYCSKCNYRFYGVTKVANHITGILDRWYRCAGRQFHYVRCNAKGIKESVIENVILSAIQNMLESDRFRDNRWLWPTQLKKLPDLDFFNADLSSVKKALKVNQEKQLKLTDLCLKNLLSEDTFKEKNESLRSEEEELRTKKAGVELFLSERENSAIYLDKVKDFLASYDSEKKELDVAAKKELLALLLKNIIIKNSDRARPNSRVLPVFFEPFGKIHAKSSFLLKEGEKCAATSSRLTDAK
- the miaB gene encoding tRNA (N6-isopentenyl adenosine(37)-C2)-methylthiotransferase MiaB, with translation MRRYFIKTYGCQMNVADSAKLAAVLEAAGYLPAPNSELADLMLINTCVVRQNAEDRAAWFVTSMKGLKELNPNLRIGLCGCIVTEPGRDVKKQFPHVDFFIPPNSPETLKRFLEPSPPLSPSPIGRGGGLVDRQQGVRAVTTSFVSIMTGCDNYCSYCVVPYVRGRETSRPMDEVLAEIKGLLDQGATDITLLGQNVNSYKFGLAGLLREIHSFVISHSSLVIRFLTSHPRDLNDELIQTVAGLPYVVKDFVLPLQSGDDEILARMNRGYTFDYYLGRINKIRELIPTARISSDLIVGFPGETEEQFQSTLKALELCRFNDVHSFAYSERPLVAAAKLPGQLPEEVKQARLQRLIEANRDLLALA